The following coding sequences are from one Solidesulfovibrio fructosivorans JJ] window:
- a CDS encoding TIGR01777 family oxidoreductase: MRVVIAGGTGFIGRALTRSLVRDGHEVVVLSRGASGRKPAPGITYAPYDGRTGEGWAHLLGGARALVNLAGENIASGYWTKTRKARILGSRLDAGQAVMDALSRAPALPDVLIQGSATGYYGDRGDVPIAEDAPAGAGFLAEVACRWEASTAGAEALGLRRAVIRTAVVLGAGGGALPRMLAPFRFFLGGPLGSGRQYLPWIHLADEVAAIRFLIDHEAAAGPFNLAAPEAVTQDGFAAAAGRALARPAWLRLPGPVMRLALGEMARELFLGGVRAVPGRLTELGFRFCFETLPDALSDILRPSRESHHA; the protein is encoded by the coding sequence ATGCGGGTTGTGATCGCCGGCGGAACGGGCTTTATCGGCCGGGCGCTGACCCGGTCCCTTGTCCGGGACGGGCACGAGGTTGTCGTGCTTTCCCGGGGGGCTTCGGGGCGTAAGCCCGCTCCGGGAATCACCTATGCTCCCTATGACGGCCGCACCGGAGAGGGGTGGGCGCATCTGCTGGGCGGCGCCCGGGCCCTGGTCAACCTGGCCGGTGAAAACATCGCCTCGGGCTACTGGACCAAGACGCGAAAGGCCCGCATCCTCGGAAGCCGCCTTGACGCCGGACAGGCGGTCATGGACGCCCTGTCCCGCGCGCCCGCGCTTCCGGATGTCCTCATTCAAGGTTCGGCCACGGGCTATTACGGCGACCGGGGCGATGTGCCGATCGCCGAGGATGCCCCGGCCGGAGCGGGCTTTTTGGCCGAGGTGGCGTGCCGTTGGGAGGCGTCCACGGCCGGGGCCGAGGCTTTGGGGCTGCGCCGGGCCGTCATCCGCACGGCGGTGGTCCTTGGCGCGGGAGGCGGGGCGTTGCCTCGTATGCTTGCGCCGTTTCGGTTTTTCCTGGGCGGTCCGCTCGGGTCCGGCCGACAGTATTTGCCCTGGATTCACCTTGCCGACGAGGTGGCGGCCATCCGCTTTCTGATCGACCATGAAGCGGCCGCCGGTCCCTTCAACCTGGCCGCGCCGGAAGCCGTCACCCAGGACGGGTTCGCCGCCGCCGCGGGCAGGGCTCTTGCCCGCCCGGCTTGGCTGCGCCTGCCCGGGCCGGTCATGCGTCTGGCCCTTGGCGAAATGGCCCGGGAACTCTTTCTGGGCGGGGTGCGCGCCGTGCCCGGCCGTTTGACGGAACTCGGCTTTCGCTTTTGTTTCGAAACCTTGCCCGACGCCTTGTCGGACATCCTTCGGCCTTCACGGGAATCCCACCATGCCTGA
- a CDS encoding DUF4390 domain-containing protein: MPSCNTVHRRLRQCVFLLTAVLVASALAGGTAFAQELLLSNLVLNNFEGKIRVRFGVEPTGIEHIRQALLEGERLALVCKARLAVKRDYVWNKEVSHARFESELRRLKGGDFAVSLPGQGSMADRDLSALFRKAWNEILIDLGSWDRLERGQTYVLTLELSLARLDVSPWVKKGLFFWPFDPATPVSYQLDFTY; encoded by the coding sequence ATGCCGTCTTGTAACACCGTTCACCGCCGCCTGCGGCAATGCGTCTTTTTGCTGACGGCGGTCCTCGTGGCCTCGGCCCTGGCCGGGGGAACGGCGTTCGCCCAGGAATTGCTTTTGAGCAACCTGGTGCTCAACAATTTCGAAGGGAAGATCCGGGTGCGCTTCGGCGTGGAGCCGACAGGGATCGAACACATCCGGCAGGCGCTTTTGGAGGGCGAGCGGTTGGCGCTCGTCTGCAAGGCCAGACTCGCCGTCAAACGCGATTACGTCTGGAACAAGGAAGTCAGCCACGCGCGCTTCGAAAGTGAGCTGCGCCGGCTCAAGGGCGGCGACTTCGCCGTCAGCCTGCCCGGCCAGGGCTCCATGGCGGACCGGGACCTGTCCGCGCTTTTCCGCAAGGCCTGGAACGAAATCCTCATCGACCTCGGCTCCTGGGACCGCCTGGAACGCGGCCAGACGTACGTGCTGACCCTGGAGCTGTCGCTGGCCCGCCTGGATGTTTCGCCCTGGGTCAAAAAAGGACTTTTCTTCTGGCCCTTTGACCCCGCCACGCCTGTTTCCTACCAGCTTGACTTTACATATTAA
- a CDS encoding 23S rRNA (pseudouridine(1915)-N(3))-methyltransferase RlmH — protein MKPVRLFVVGAAKAPYFRDAAAHYLTALRRYLPVEEHVVRDAKASDHERRKAEEGKSLLAKLSPRDFVVVLDEGGRSLPSRELAARLAAFIEDPGRAPSFVVGGAFGLSPEVLARADMTLALGPGTLPHELARVVLYEQLYRAAAINAGAPYHH, from the coding sequence ATGAAACCCGTACGCCTTTTCGTCGTCGGAGCCGCCAAGGCCCCTTATTTCCGCGATGCCGCCGCCCACTACCTGACGGCGCTACGGCGCTATCTGCCGGTCGAGGAACATGTGGTGCGCGACGCCAAGGCGTCCGACCACGAGCGGCGCAAGGCCGAGGAAGGCAAGTCCCTTTTGGCGAAGCTTTCCCCGCGCGACTTCGTGGTCGTGCTGGACGAGGGCGGCCGGTCGCTGCCCTCGCGCGAACTGGCGGCGCGGCTGGCGGCCTTTATCGAGGACCCCGGCCGGGCTCCCAGCTTCGTCGTCGGCGGCGCGTTCGGCCTCTCGCCGGAGGTGCTCGCCCGCGCCGATATGACTCTGGCCCTCGGTCCCGGCACGCTGCCCCACGAACTGGCCCGGGTGGTCCTTTACGAGCAACTCTACCGGGCGGCGGCCATCAACGCCGGCGCACCGTACCACCACTGA
- a CDS encoding 16S rRNA (guanine(527)-N(7))-methyltransferase RsmG, which translates to MPQSDTMPDAAAVAKAATALGRALAPDQAALLAGYLQLLTRFRRKINLVGPQDWPTMLETLVADSWHLADFLAGPEAKRVLPPGDALVLGLDFGAGAGLPGIGLRAFFNRGPYYLLESRQKRCVFLAEATARLHLSGVHVAEGRVERTVPDILAGHPGAFVLCLSRAFAPWPRFLTLCRELVREPLAVVTMTGEATTVEETPPGWALAAAASYPVAGRTRHVSLFSGSATSM; encoded by the coding sequence ATGCCGCAAAGCGATACGATGCCCGATGCCGCCGCCGTGGCCAAGGCCGCCACGGCGCTCGGACGGGCGCTTGCGCCGGATCAGGCGGCCCTGCTCGCCGGCTACCTGCAACTTCTCACGCGCTTTCGGCGCAAGATCAACCTGGTCGGACCGCAGGATTGGCCGACCATGCTCGAAACGCTCGTGGCCGACTCCTGGCACCTGGCCGATTTTCTGGCCGGTCCGGAAGCGAAACGCGTGCTGCCGCCTGGGGATGCGCTTGTGTTGGGCCTGGATTTCGGGGCCGGGGCGGGGCTGCCCGGCATCGGCCTGCGGGCTTTTTTCAATCGGGGACCGTACTACCTGCTCGAGTCCCGGCAAAAACGCTGCGTGTTTCTGGCCGAGGCGACGGCAAGGCTGCATCTTTCCGGGGTGCATGTGGCCGAAGGGCGGGTGGAGCGCACCGTGCCGGACATCCTGGCCGGGCATCCGGGCGCGTTCGTCTTGTGCCTAAGCCGCGCCTTCGCCCCCTGGCCGCGGTTTTTGACGCTGTGCCGGGAACTGGTGCGGGAGCCCCTGGCGGTTGTGACCATGACCGGCGAGGCCACGACCGTGGAGGAAACGCCGCCGGGCTGGGCGCTGGCCGCTGCCGCGAGCTACCCCGTCGCCGGCAGGACGCGTCACGTGTCGCTTTTTTCCGGCTCCGCGACGTCCATGTAG
- a CDS encoding ACP S-malonyltransferase, whose protein sequence is MSATENRLAVLFPGQGSQEKGMGRVLAEASADAAELWRLAEKASGLPLREIYWEGDEAAMADTRALQPAMTAVTLGLWLALRDKLSGVVGFAGHSLGEYAALAASGMLEVAAALELTSLRGRLMAEAAGGEGKMAAVLKLSLEAIEDVVATAKNDTGKLLVIANYNSPGQYVISGEGPAVAAAAELAKARKGRAIPLAVSGAFHSPLMAEPAKELEKALRKAGLRAQTTAPVFFNVTGAAESDPDKALDLICRQMTSQVRWIDTMTALHAAGARTFVELGPKTVLTKLVSANLKDAGGEYAAVSVSDPAGAAALGA, encoded by the coding sequence GTGAGCGCAACCGAAAACCGCCTGGCCGTGCTTTTTCCCGGCCAGGGTTCGCAGGAAAAGGGCATGGGCCGAGTCCTGGCCGAAGCTTCCGCCGACGCGGCCGAACTGTGGCGTCTGGCCGAAAAGGCCTCGGGGCTGCCCCTGCGCGAAATCTATTGGGAGGGCGACGAGGCGGCCATGGCCGACACCCGCGCCCTGCAACCGGCCATGACCGCCGTCACCCTGGGCTTGTGGCTGGCGCTGCGCGACAAACTTTCCGGCGTGGTCGGCTTTGCCGGGCACAGCCTTGGCGAATATGCCGCCCTGGCCGCCTCGGGCATGCTCGAGGTGGCGGCGGCGCTGGAGCTTACCAGCCTGCGCGGCCGGCTCATGGCCGAGGCCGCCGGCGGCGAGGGCAAGATGGCCGCCGTGCTCAAGCTTTCCCTCGAGGCCATCGAGGACGTGGTGGCCACGGCCAAAAACGATACGGGCAAGCTGCTGGTGATCGCCAACTACAATTCCCCGGGCCAGTACGTCATCTCCGGCGAGGGGCCGGCCGTCGCGGCGGCCGCCGAGCTGGCCAAGGCGCGCAAGGGCCGGGCCATTCCCCTGGCCGTCAGCGGCGCGTTCCACAGCCCGCTTATGGCCGAGCCGGCCAAGGAGCTGGAAAAGGCCCTGCGCAAGGCCGGACTTCGCGCGCAAACCACGGCCCCGGTCTTTTTCAACGTGACCGGCGCGGCCGAGAGCGATCCCGACAAGGCGCTCGATCTCATTTGTCGCCAGATGACCTCGCAGGTGCGCTGGATCGACACCATGACCGCCTTGCACGCGGCCGGGGCGCGCACCTTTGTCGAGCTTGGTCCCAAAACCGTCCTGACCAAGCTCGTTTCCGCCAACCTCAAAGACGCCGGCGGCGAATACGCCGCCGTGTCCGTAAGCGATCCGGCCGGCGCGGCCGCCTTGGGAGCTTGA
- the argS gene encoding arginine--tRNA ligase: protein MRATEHLRGLLEEALQKRGIAWPAKTTIEAPRDKSHGDLATNVAMMATKAAKMPPRQLAGELREELLAASPDLADVAVAGPGFINVTFTPGFWQRTVLDVAGSGDRYGRLNIGEGTRIQVEFVSANPTGPLHIGHGRGAAVGDSLARVLRAAGFAVETEYYINDAGRQMRILGQSILYRCRELAGKDVTEPEDYYRGDYVKELARELLDREGEGLLDLPEDKATDICRLYGEKEILDGIKKDLREFRVGHDVWFPESKLFAAGAVARTFDDLRAKNLAYDKDGALWFATTNFGDDKDRVLVKSGGDLTYFASDIAYHDDKFRRGFDVVVDIWGADHHGYVPRMKACVAALGRDPETSLKVILVQLVNLLKGGEQIAMSTRAGKFETLADVVAEVGADAARFMFLSRKSDSHLDFDLDAVKEKSMDNPVYYVQYAHARVKSLFAKAAERGVTPREATPELLSKLDTPEDLELLKLLEQYPDTVASAARTFAPHLVSFYLRDLAGQLHRYYTVNPVLASGDAELTVARLALLDAVATVVRNGLDLLGVSAPDKM from the coding sequence ATGCGGGCTACGGAGCATCTGCGCGGGCTTTTGGAAGAAGCGCTGCAAAAGCGCGGCATCGCCTGGCCGGCCAAGACCACCATCGAGGCGCCCCGGGACAAGTCCCACGGCGACCTGGCCACCAACGTGGCCATGATGGCGACCAAGGCGGCCAAGATGCCGCCCCGCCAACTGGCCGGGGAACTGCGCGAGGAACTGCTGGCGGCAAGCCCCGATCTGGCCGACGTGGCCGTCGCCGGACCGGGCTTTATTAACGTCACCTTCACGCCGGGCTTCTGGCAACGCACCGTCCTCGACGTGGCGGGGAGCGGCGATCGTTACGGCCGCCTCAATATCGGCGAGGGGACGAGAATCCAGGTCGAATTCGTTTCGGCCAACCCGACCGGCCCCCTGCACATCGGCCATGGCCGGGGCGCGGCCGTGGGCGACAGTCTGGCCCGGGTGCTTCGCGCGGCCGGATTCGCCGTCGAGACCGAGTATTATATTAATGATGCCGGCCGCCAGATGCGCATCCTCGGCCAGTCCATCCTCTACCGCTGCCGGGAGCTGGCCGGAAAGGACGTGACCGAGCCCGAGGATTACTACCGGGGCGACTACGTCAAGGAGCTGGCCAGGGAACTGCTCGACCGCGAGGGCGAAGGCCTCCTCGACCTGCCCGAGGACAAGGCCACCGACATCTGCCGCCTGTACGGCGAAAAAGAGATCCTGGACGGCATCAAGAAGGATTTGCGGGAATTCCGGGTTGGCCACGACGTCTGGTTTCCCGAATCCAAACTTTTTGCCGCCGGGGCCGTGGCCCGCACCTTCGACGACCTGCGGGCGAAAAACCTCGCCTACGACAAGGACGGGGCCCTGTGGTTCGCCACCACCAACTTCGGCGACGACAAGGACCGCGTGCTGGTCAAATCCGGCGGCGACCTCACCTATTTCGCCTCGGACATCGCCTACCACGACGACAAGTTCCGCCGGGGCTTCGACGTGGTGGTGGACATCTGGGGCGCGGACCATCACGGCTACGTGCCGCGCATGAAGGCCTGCGTGGCCGCCTTGGGCCGCGATCCCGAAACGAGCCTCAAGGTCATCCTGGTCCAACTCGTCAACCTGCTCAAAGGCGGCGAGCAGATCGCCATGTCCACAAGGGCCGGCAAGTTCGAAACGCTCGCCGACGTGGTGGCCGAGGTCGGGGCCGACGCGGCCCGGTTCATGTTCCTGTCGCGCAAATCGGACAGCCACCTGGACTTCGACCTGGACGCCGTGAAAGAAAAGTCGATGGACAATCCGGTCTACTATGTCCAATATGCCCATGCCAGGGTCAAATCGCTTTTCGCCAAGGCGGCCGAGCGCGGCGTGACGCCCCGGGAGGCTACGCCGGAACTGCTTAGCAAGCTCGATACGCCCGAGGACCTGGAACTTTTAAAGCTCCTCGAACAGTATCCCGACACCGTGGCCTCGGCGGCCCGGACCTTCGCGCCGCATCTGGTCAGCTTTTACCTGCGCGACCTGGCCGGCCAGTTGCACCGCTACTACACGGTCAACCCGGTCCTGGCTTCCGGGGATGCGGAGCTGACCGTGGCGCGGCTGGCCCTGCTCGATGCCGTGGCCACGGTGGTGCGAAACGGGCTCGATCTCCTCGGCGTGTCGGCCCCGGACAAAATGTAG
- a CDS encoding SPOR domain-containing protein — protein MKLLNRLSVTQERGGPRKFSFEMSMSGLISVGIVVVLGMCWVFILGILVGRGYRPEAAVPQIAQMMPTTETAQPEGAKPAEPPKVLKPEELQFMDGLQGKDGTVVADSTQKSPADGKKAAGLQGHDLPDAKTVPMGTATAATSIPAPPPVPAAAKVVPPAPPRVKAEPAKAKTKAERAATDKKESGRFAATYQVASFKTKEQADTMIKELSRKGLSASLREGSAGNRKLFRVDVRLKGTESEIAAELKRTGEKGPILLGKKPL, from the coding sequence ATGAAGCTGCTCAACAGATTAAGCGTCACCCAGGAACGCGGCGGCCCGCGCAAATTCTCCTTCGAGATGAGCATGTCCGGCCTTATTTCCGTCGGCATCGTGGTCGTGCTCGGCATGTGCTGGGTGTTCATCCTCGGCATCCTGGTCGGACGGGGCTACCGCCCGGAAGCGGCCGTGCCCCAGATCGCCCAGATGATGCCCACCACCGAAACCGCCCAGCCGGAAGGAGCGAAACCCGCCGAACCGCCCAAGGTGCTCAAGCCCGAGGAACTCCAGTTCATGGACGGGCTGCAGGGCAAGGACGGCACGGTGGTGGCGGACTCCACCCAGAAATCCCCGGCTGACGGAAAAAAGGCGGCCGGCCTCCAGGGCCATGACCTGCCCGACGCCAAGACCGTGCCCATGGGGACCGCCACGGCGGCCACGTCCATTCCCGCGCCGCCCCCGGTTCCCGCGGCGGCCAAGGTCGTGCCGCCCGCGCCGCCGCGGGTCAAGGCGGAGCCGGCCAAGGCCAAAACCAAGGCCGAACGCGCCGCCACCGACAAGAAGGAGTCCGGCCGGTTCGCCGCCACCTACCAGGTGGCCTCCTTCAAGACCAAGGAGCAGGCGGACACCATGATCAAGGAACTTTCCCGCAAAGGCCTGTCGGCCTCCCTTCGTGAGGGATCGGCCGGCAATCGCAAGCTTTTTCGGGTGGATGTACGGCTCAAAGGGACCGAGTCGGAAATCGCCGCCGAGCTCAAGCGCACAGGCGAAAAAGGTCCTATACTTCTCGGCAAAAAACCCTTATGA
- a CDS encoding pyruvoyl-dependent arginine decarboxylase, translated as MIPGSFVPTKAFFTKGVGRHKNKLQSFELALREAGIEKLNLVYVSSIYPPHCQLITLDEGVKLLNPGQITFCVMARNATDEKNRLVGSAVGMAFPADKSNYGYISEHTAFGAEEQEIGDFAEDLASTMLATTLGIDFDPETAYDERRQIYLMSGKIIDSASMPCVTTGDSGMWTTTISAVVFIP; from the coding sequence ATGATCCCAGGCTCTTTCGTCCCCACCAAGGCGTTTTTCACCAAAGGTGTCGGCCGCCACAAAAACAAGCTGCAATCTTTCGAGCTTGCCCTGCGTGAAGCCGGTATCGAAAAACTCAATCTGGTCTATGTGTCGAGTATTTATCCGCCGCACTGCCAGTTGATCACCTTGGACGAAGGCGTCAAACTGCTCAATCCCGGCCAGATCACCTTTTGCGTCATGGCCAGAAACGCCACCGACGAGAAGAACCGCCTCGTCGGCTCGGCCGTCGGCATGGCCTTCCCCGCCGACAAATCCAACTACGGCTACATCTCCGAGCACACCGCCTTCGGCGCGGAGGAGCAGGAAATCGGCGACTTCGCCGAGGACCTCGCCTCCACCATGCTCGCCACCACGCTCGGCATCGACTTCGATCCGGAGACCGCCTACGACGAGCGCCGCCAGATTTACCTCATGAGCGGCAAGATCATCGATTCGGCCTCCATGCCCTGTGTGACCACCGGCGACTCCGGCATGTGGACCACGACCATCTCGGCGGTGGTGTTCATTCCCTAA
- the nth gene encoding endonuclease III, which produces MDTAARAREIIRRLRPLYPDLTPALHYVSAYQLLVATVLAAQCTDARVNLVTPAFFDRWPDPAALARADVATVEEVVRSTGFFRQKAKNLVAAAGRMVEHYGGAVPDTMEALTSLPGVARKTANIVLSNALGKHEGIAVDTHVRRLSFRLGLTSSDNPIIIEKDMMPLFDRKDWGDVNHLLVLHGRAVCKARKPLCDTCVLDAICPKKGL; this is translated from the coding sequence ATGGACACGGCCGCCCGGGCCCGGGAAATCATCCGCCGGCTGCGCCCCCTCTACCCCGACCTGACGCCGGCCCTCCACTACGTCAGCGCCTACCAGTTGCTCGTGGCCACGGTCCTGGCCGCCCAATGCACGGACGCCCGCGTCAATCTGGTCACCCCGGCCTTTTTCGACCGTTGGCCCGATCCGGCCGCCCTGGCCCGGGCCGATGTGGCCACTGTGGAAGAAGTCGTGCGTTCCACCGGCTTTTTCCGCCAGAAGGCCAAGAACCTGGTGGCTGCGGCGGGGCGTATGGTCGAGCACTACGGCGGAGCCGTTCCCGACACCATGGAGGCCCTGACCTCGCTTCCGGGCGTTGCCCGCAAGACCGCCAACATCGTGCTCTCCAACGCCCTGGGCAAACACGAGGGCATCGCCGTGGACACCCACGTCCGCCGGCTGTCCTTTCGCCTGGGCTTGACGTCCTCGGACAACCCGATCATCATTGAAAAAGATATGATGCCGCTTTTCGACCGCAAGGATTGGGGGGACGTCAACCACCTGCTCGTCCTGCACGGCCGGGCGGTGTGCAAGGCCCGCAAACCGCTTTGCGACACCTGTGTCCTGGATGCCATCTGCCCCAAAAAAGGACTTTGA
- a CDS encoding fused MFS/spermidine synthase has translation MPAAPVLSPSSGRDRLILGIVFLLSGASALLFETLWLHLAGLVFGVSVYASALVLSSFMGGLALGNALISRFGRDVLDPVRFYAAMELLVGVWGLLLVLCFPMLSVWLGAMLSPALNKPFLLNTLRFSFSFLLFLLPATAMGATLPLLVKALTRRPGEFGRVLGRLYGVNTLGACLGALAGETLLIAPLGLSGTGMVAAGLNVLAAAGAIGVSRRFREEPVREDASGQRPEIRPLTNRAKRLLAAGFLAGGAFLALEVVWTRFLQLFVRSTSLAFAVMLAVILAGIGLGGVFAGWWLRREADGRRITAPLVLLVGASALLSFRLFESAADLSFSVYQTLDWRYMTVLSLTLMFPAAFISGMVFTTLGEAFHREVGDRARSAGLVAMANTLGAMAGPLVAGFVLIPAVGMELSLFILCALYILPALLCAGRSGPWPSPRTSRFLLASGFAFVLFLAIFPFGAMRGYLNRACADFIKDGEKVVATIEGVTGTLQYLRQDYLGEPYAYRLVTDGYSMSSTDRSAKRYMKLFGYFPEATLQNPKSALLICFGTGSTASALVEDRRLSSIDVVDISRDVLRGASIVYPKPERNPLEDPRVATHVEDGRFYLLAAPKKYDIITAEPPPPMMAGVVNLYSREYFQLMRDRLNDGGMVTYWLPVFEISPADAKAILKAFSEVFEHTSLWTGDNFNWMMVGVKKPKGPKPAEDFSRPWEAPGTGPGLRHIAVEKPGQLGALFMLDGKALADYLGDAKPLTDNYPKRLRGYPESPQMQQQYLAAHNKLLDALAAKERFEHSAEAALLLPQEIREKADGWFETQQIMNTYLNNMLTPPPPLPAVNYILSGTDLRVLPLWLMKSDAKKQAIVARVLEQGAEPTAETEFQLGIKALADRDYLLADAKLKRAQEMGYPSNLAPARVYVLCMAGLLSEAEDLAGRAFQTAKATAGARRYMEWLAQTFGFKSPF, from the coding sequence ATGCCAGCCGCTCCCGTGCTTTCGCCATCTTCCGGCCGTGACCGCCTGATCCTCGGCATTGTCTTCCTCCTCTCCGGCGCGTCGGCCCTGCTTTTCGAAACGTTGTGGCTCCATCTGGCCGGACTGGTTTTCGGCGTCAGCGTCTACGCCAGCGCCCTGGTCCTTTCGAGCTTCATGGGCGGCCTCGCCCTCGGCAACGCGCTCATCTCCCGCTTCGGCCGCGACGTGCTCGACCCGGTGCGCTTTTACGCCGCCATGGAACTGCTGGTCGGGGTCTGGGGGCTGCTCCTTGTTTTGTGCTTTCCCATGCTGTCGGTCTGGCTCGGGGCCATGCTGAGCCCGGCGCTAAACAAGCCCTTTTTGCTCAACACCCTGCGTTTTTCCTTTTCCTTCCTGCTCTTTTTGCTGCCGGCCACGGCCATGGGCGCCACGCTGCCGCTTCTGGTCAAGGCGCTCACCCGCCGCCCCGGGGAGTTCGGCCGGGTGCTCGGCCGGCTCTACGGCGTCAACACCCTTGGGGCCTGCCTGGGGGCCCTGGCCGGGGAAACGCTGCTCATCGCGCCCCTGGGCCTTTCCGGCACCGGCATGGTCGCGGCCGGGCTCAACGTGCTGGCCGCGGCCGGCGCGATCGGCGTGTCCCGGCGCTTCCGGGAAGAGCCGGTCCGGGAGGACGCCTCCGGCCAGCGCCCTGAGATCAGGCCGTTGACGAACCGGGCCAAGCGGCTGCTTGCCGCCGGATTCCTGGCCGGCGGGGCCTTTTTGGCCCTGGAGGTCGTCTGGACGCGGTTTCTTCAGCTCTTCGTGCGTTCGACCAGTCTGGCCTTTGCCGTGATGCTGGCCGTGATCCTGGCCGGCATCGGCCTTGGCGGCGTGTTCGCCGGCTGGTGGCTGCGCCGCGAGGCCGATGGACGCCGGATCACGGCCCCTCTGGTCCTGCTGGTCGGCGCGTCCGCGCTGCTTTCCTTTCGCCTGTTCGAGTCCGCCGCCGACCTTTCGTTTAGCGTCTACCAGACCCTGGACTGGCGCTATATGACCGTCCTCTCCCTGACCCTCATGTTTCCGGCGGCCTTCATCTCGGGCATGGTCTTCACCACCCTCGGCGAGGCCTTTCACCGGGAGGTGGGCGACCGGGCCCGGTCGGCCGGGCTGGTGGCCATGGCCAACACCCTCGGGGCCATGGCCGGCCCGCTCGTGGCCGGGTTTGTCCTCATTCCGGCCGTGGGCATGGAACTGAGCCTTTTTATCCTGTGCGCCCTCTACATCCTGCCGGCGCTCCTGTGCGCCGGACGAAGCGGTCCCTGGCCGTCGCCGCGCACCAGCCGCTTCCTGCTGGCATCCGGATTCGCCTTCGTGCTTTTCCTGGCCATCTTTCCCTTCGGGGCCATGCGCGGCTACTTGAACCGCGCCTGCGCCGACTTCATCAAGGACGGGGAAAAGGTGGTGGCCACCATCGAGGGCGTCACCGGCACGTTGCAATACCTCCGCCAGGACTACCTGGGCGAGCCCTACGCGTACCGGCTCGTCACCGACGGCTACTCCATGTCCTCCACGGACCGCAGCGCCAAACGCTACATGAAGCTTTTCGGCTACTTCCCGGAAGCCACCCTGCAAAACCCGAAATCGGCGCTACTCATCTGCTTCGGCACGGGCTCCACGGCCTCGGCCCTGGTCGAGGATCGCCGGCTCAGCTCCATCGACGTGGTGGACATCTCCCGCGACGTGCTGCGAGGGGCGAGCATCGTCTACCCCAAGCCGGAACGAAATCCCCTGGAAGACCCCCGCGTGGCCACCCACGTGGAGGACGGCCGGTTTTACCTGCTCGCCGCGCCCAAGAAATACGACATCATCACGGCCGAGCCGCCGCCTCCCATGATGGCCGGCGTGGTGAACCTCTACTCGCGCGAATACTTCCAGCTCATGCGCGACCGCTTAAACGACGGCGGCATGGTCACCTACTGGCTGCCGGTCTTCGAGATATCCCCGGCCGACGCCAAGGCGATTCTCAAGGCTTTCTCCGAAGTCTTCGAACACACCTCGCTTTGGACCGGAGACAATTTCAACTGGATGATGGTGGGCGTCAAAAAGCCCAAGGGCCCCAAGCCGGCCGAGGATTTTTCCCGGCCCTGGGAGGCCCCGGGCACAGGACCTGGACTGCGCCACATCGCCGTTGAAAAGCCGGGCCAGCTCGGCGCGCTGTTCATGCTCGACGGGAAAGCGCTCGCCGACTATCTCGGCGACGCCAAGCCGCTGACCGACAACTACCCCAAGCGCCTGCGCGGCTATCCCGAAAGCCCGCAAATGCAGCAGCAATACCTGGCCGCCCACAACAAGCTCCTCGACGCCCTGGCCGCCAAGGAGCGTTTCGAGCATTCCGCCGAAGCGGCGCTGCTTTTGCCCCAAGAAATACGGGAGAAGGCCGATGGCTGGTTCGAGACCCAGCAGATCATGAATACCTACCTCAACAACATGCTCACCCCGCCGCCGCCGCTGCCGGCCGTCAATTACATCCTGTCCGGGACGGACCTGCGCGTGCTGCCCTTGTGGCTCATGAAATCCGACGCCAAAAAGCAGGCCATCGTCGCCCGGGTGCTGGAGCAGGGCGCGGAGCCCACGGCGGAAACGGAATTCCAGCTCGGCATCAAGGCTCTGGCCGACCGCGATTACCTGCTGGCCGACGCCAAGCTCAAACGCGCCCAGGAAATGGGCTATCCGAGCAATCTGGCCCCGGCCCGGGTGTACGTGCTGTGCATGGCCGGGTTGCTCTCCGAGGCCGAGGATCTGGCCGGCAGAGCCTTCCAGACCGCGAAGGCCACGGCCGGGGCGCGCCGGTACATGGAATGGCTGGCCCAGACGTTCGGCTTCAAAAGCCCGTTTTAG